Proteins co-encoded in one Candidatus Zixiibacteriota bacterium genomic window:
- a CDS encoding segregation/condensation protein A, with the protein MSKAPSSVVSSQAEFRSVDAPDEYRENYQVDIGVFSGPLDLLLFLIKKEEVDISDIPIAKITRQYLKYIEMMQTLNLEVAGEFVLMAATLIRIKTRLLLPSFEAELDEGDPREELIWALMEYKKYREASEVLREKALLEEQHYVPPAPLGKIEGRVDLSPATTLFDLMAAYRNLMAGKKPEIFHEVVPEEISIEERMLLIMRYLKGEESALFEDLYIDHPKKMTAVVSFIAMLELARTRRVNLQQAFPFSALRVYRGEFYDAPHREIDLIAYEPIDEQVNEV; encoded by the coding sequence ATGAGCAAGGCCCCAAGCTCGGTAGTGTCATCACAGGCCGAGTTTCGATCGGTCGATGCGCCGGACGAATATCGCGAAAATTACCAAGTCGACATTGGTGTCTTTAGCGGACCGCTCGATCTGCTTCTCTTTCTCATAAAAAAAGAAGAAGTCGATATTTCCGATATTCCTATCGCAAAGATTACGCGCCAGTATTTGAAATATATCGAGATGATGCAGACGCTCAACCTCGAGGTCGCTGGCGAATTTGTGCTGATGGCGGCCACGCTCATTCGGATAAAGACCCGCCTGCTTCTGCCCAGTTTTGAGGCTGAACTTGATGAAGGGGACCCGCGCGAAGAGCTTATCTGGGCGCTCATGGAGTACAAAAAGTACAGAGAAGCCTCCGAAGTTCTCCGCGAAAAAGCCCTGCTCGAAGAGCAGCATTATGTCCCACCAGCGCCGCTTGGAAAAATCGAAGGACGGGTCGACCTTTCGCCCGCGACAACTCTTTTTGATCTTATGGCGGCTTACCGAAACCTCATGGCTGGCAAAAAGCCGGAGATATTTCATGAGGTTGTGCCGGAGGAAATATCAATTGAAGAGCGTATGTTGCTCATTATGCGGTATCTTAAAGGCGAAGAGTCGGCCTTGTTTGAAGATCTTTATATAGATCATCCGAAGAAAATGACGGCGGTCGTGTCATTCATTGCCATGCTCGAACTGGCCCGCACGCGAAGAGTCAATCTTCAGCAGGCCTTTCCATTCTCGGCCCTTCGGGTGTACCGCGGAGAGTTTTATGATGCGCCGCATCGAGAAATTGATCTTATTGCCTATGAACCAATAGACGAACAGGTTAATGAAGTATGA
- the scpB gene encoding SMC-Scp complex subunit ScpB: MIDDAYIQSTVEAMILASPEPLSVSRIVNVTGSLTPSRIAQAVTELNVRYTETGSSFRIREIAGGYQFYILPDYVGYVEELFARRRKMRLTRAALETIAIIAYKQPVTKNEIEQIRGVSSDGVINTLLEKNMVLITGRATTVGKPLQYGTNEEFLKFFGLNSLADLPKMSEIEELLASNERREQTELGLPQTPFADAYASKLNVADGTYNPAERDA; this comes from the coding sequence ATGATAGATGATGCCTATATCCAGTCGACTGTCGAAGCCATGATTTTGGCTTCGCCTGAACCGCTATCTGTTTCGCGCATAGTCAATGTGACCGGCTCGCTTACTCCGTCCAGAATTGCGCAGGCAGTCACCGAGTTGAATGTCCGTTACACCGAGACTGGCTCATCGTTTAGAATCCGCGAGATAGCGGGCGGCTATCAGTTTTACATCTTGCCGGATTATGTTGGCTATGTCGAGGAGCTTTTCGCGCGTCGGCGCAAAATGCGTCTGACTCGCGCGGCTCTCGAAACGATTGCTATTATCGCCTACAAACAGCCGGTGACTAAAAATGAAATCGAGCAAATTCGCGGTGTCTCCTCGGATGGCGTCATCAATACGCTGCTTGAGAAAAATATGGTGCTCATTACCGGACGCGCGACGACGGTTGGTAAACCGCTTCAGTATGGGACAAACGAGGAGTTCCTCAAATTCTTCGGATTGAATTCGCTCGCTGATCTTCCGAAGATGTCGGAAATCGAAGAGCTACTGGCATCGAATGAACGCCGCGAGCAGACCGAGCTCGGTCTGCCGCAAACACCGTTCGCTGATGCCTATGCCAGCAAGCTGAATGTGGCCGATGGAACCTATAATCCGGCTGAGAGAGACGC
- the trpS gene encoding tryptophan--tRNA ligase — translation MNDIKKKKETVLSGMQPTGALHIGNLEGALRNWVRLQDQYWMFICVVDWHALTADYNDTVGLKDRIFQMGIDFLAAGLDPEKCAIFIQSEVKEHAELHLIFSMLISVPTLTRLPTYIEKKEKLDSYGFLGYPVLQAADICLYNADKVPVGKDQEKHIWLAADLAKRFNSTYKKVFVEPQALFAETPLILGADNRKMSKSYDNHIPIDYTEEQTEKRIRTFITDPQKVRRGDPGNPDICPVYFLHKIYTENATEVIAPPCRTGELGCVDCKMKLAANLNSVLRPIREKRKQLSSKPDYVWDVLNTGAERARNRAQNVMDKVRSAMKTDYRKQLS, via the coding sequence ATGAATGATATAAAAAAAAAGAAGGAAACAGTCCTCTCCGGAATGCAGCCAACCGGGGCATTGCATATCGGCAATCTCGAAGGCGCGCTCAGAAACTGGGTTCGTTTACAAGACCAATACTGGATGTTTATCTGTGTTGTGGACTGGCATGCCCTGACTGCTGATTATAATGACACAGTCGGCCTCAAAGACCGCATTTTTCAAATGGGGATCGATTTCCTCGCCGCCGGGCTCGATCCGGAAAAGTGCGCGATATTTATTCAGTCTGAAGTAAAAGAGCACGCCGAGCTTCATTTGATATTTTCCATGCTCATAAGTGTCCCGACTTTGACCCGACTACCCACATATATCGAGAAAAAAGAGAAGCTGGATTCGTATGGATTTCTGGGATATCCGGTGCTTCAAGCCGCAGATATATGTCTATATAATGCCGATAAAGTGCCCGTCGGCAAAGACCAGGAGAAGCATATTTGGTTGGCCGCAGATTTAGCAAAACGATTCAATTCCACATATAAGAAAGTCTTCGTCGAACCGCAGGCGCTCTTTGCTGAGACCCCGCTGATACTTGGGGCTGACAACAGGAAGATGTCCAAATCATACGACAATCATATCCCGATTGATTACACCGAAGAACAGACCGAAAAACGGATACGGACATTTATAACCGATCCGCAAAAGGTTCGGCGTGGTGATCCGGGTAATCCCGATATTTGCCCGGTTTATTTTTTGCATAAGATATATACTGAAAACGCAACCGAGGTTATTGCCCCTCCATGCCGGACAGGAGAACTTGGGTGTGTCGACTGTAAAATGAAACTTGCGGCCAATCTCAATTCCGTTCTCAGGCCAATCAGAGAGAAAAGGAAACAACTTTCTTCAAAACCAGATTACGTTTGGGATGTATTAAATACAGGAGCGGAACGGGCACGAAACCGCGCCCAGAATGTTATGGACAAGGTGCGTAGCGCTATGAAAACAGATTATAGAAAGCAACTGTCATGA